In Cupriavidus taiwanensis, the following are encoded in one genomic region:
- the guaD gene encoding guanine deaminase yields the protein MTTHPTTDSRTRAIRGRVLHFLRDPQFHEDAYQYWDDGVLIVTEGRIAAAGDYTELAERIPAGAEVVDHRGKLIVPGFIDTHVHYPQTDMIASPSPGLLHWLDTYTFPEERRFADPDYARGVAGFFTEELLRNGTTSAVVWSTVHKASADALFAESEARNLRMVTGKVMMDRNCPEFLRDTAESGAQDSADLLSRWHNKGRLSYAITPRFAPTSTEAQLAACGELARAYPDAFIQTHVAENRDEVKWVAELFPDARSYLDVYDRYGLLRPGAMYGHAIYLDQDDRRRLADSGAAVAHCPTSNLFLGSGFYDFHQSDANRLNVTLATDVGGGTSFSMFRTMNAAHKVARMGGYYLTALRMFYLATRAAAEALGWTGRVGSFSVGCEADFIVLDPKATPLIARRSNRSETLEEELFAFAMLGDDRVIDSVYVMGEAASVPAA from the coding sequence ATGACGACCCACCCCACCACTGACTCCCGTACCCGTGCCATTCGCGGCCGCGTGCTGCATTTCCTGCGCGACCCGCAATTCCATGAGGACGCGTATCAGTACTGGGACGACGGGGTGCTGATCGTCACCGAAGGGCGCATCGCCGCCGCCGGCGACTACACCGAGCTGGCGGAGCGCATTCCGGCCGGCGCCGAGGTCGTCGACCATCGCGGCAAGCTGATCGTGCCCGGCTTTATCGACACCCACGTGCACTACCCGCAGACCGACATGATCGCGTCGCCGTCGCCGGGCCTGCTGCACTGGCTCGACACCTACACCTTCCCCGAAGAGCGCCGCTTCGCCGACCCCGACTACGCGCGCGGCGTCGCCGGCTTCTTCACCGAGGAACTGCTGCGCAACGGCACCACCAGCGCGGTGGTCTGGAGCACGGTGCACAAGGCCTCGGCCGACGCGCTCTTTGCCGAAAGCGAGGCGCGCAACCTGCGCATGGTCACCGGCAAGGTGATGATGGACCGCAACTGCCCCGAATTCCTGCGCGACACCGCCGAGAGCGGCGCGCAGGACTCCGCCGACCTGCTGTCGCGCTGGCATAACAAGGGACGCCTGTCGTACGCCATCACGCCGCGCTTCGCCCCCACCTCGACCGAGGCGCAGCTGGCCGCGTGCGGCGAGCTGGCGCGGGCCTACCCCGACGCCTTTATCCAGACCCACGTGGCCGAAAACCGCGACGAGGTCAAATGGGTGGCCGAGCTGTTCCCCGATGCGCGCAGCTACCTGGACGTCTACGACCGCTACGGCCTGCTGCGCCCGGGTGCGATGTACGGCCACGCCATCTACCTGGACCAGGACGACCGCCGCCGGCTGGCCGACAGCGGCGCCGCGGTGGCGCACTGCCCCACCTCCAACCTGTTCCTGGGCAGCGGCTTCTATGACTTCCACCAGTCCGATGCCAACCGCCTGAACGTGACGCTGGCCACCGACGTCGGCGGCGGCACCTCGTTCTCGATGTTCCGCACCATGAACGCCGCGCACAAGGTGGCGCGCATGGGCGGCTACTACCTGACCGCGCTGCGCATGTTCTACCTTGCCACCCGCGCCGCGGCGGAGGCGCTGGGCTGGACCGGCCGCGTCGGCAGCTTCAGCGTTGGCTGCGAGGCCGACTTCATCGTGCTCGACCCCAAGGCCACGCCGCTGATCGCACGACGCAGCAACCGCTCGGAAACGCTGGAAGAAGAGCTGTTCGCCTTTGCCATGCTGGGCGACGACCGCGTGATCGACAGCGTCTACGTGATGGGCGAGGCCGCCAGCGTGCCGGCAGCCTGA
- a CDS encoding adenosine deaminase encodes MTIDAALADQIRRTPKAELHVHIEGTLEPELIFRLAQRNQVALPYPSVEALRAAYAFTDLQSFLDIYYAGASVLLTEEDFFDMTMDYVKRAVADNVRHAEIFFDPQTHTARGVPIGVVIDGIADALAQARTEYDFSSSLILCFLRHLPEEDAFATLDAALPYRDRFVGVGLDSSEQGNPPEKFARVFARARELGLHLVAHAGEEGPAQYVADALDILKAERIDHGVRAIDDPALVARLARERVALTVCPLSNVKLKVYPDLRDHPLKRMLDAGVAVTLHSDDPAYFGGYMNANWEATFDALPLDAADAHKLARNSFEAAFLPAMQKAEFLAEVDHFWSAPPKSPPATAPAA; translated from the coding sequence ATGACCATCGATGCCGCGCTGGCGGACCAGATCCGCCGCACCCCCAAGGCCGAACTGCATGTGCATATCGAAGGCACGCTCGAGCCGGAACTGATCTTCCGGCTGGCGCAGCGCAACCAGGTGGCGCTGCCCTACCCCAGCGTCGAGGCGCTGCGCGCCGCCTACGCCTTCACCGACCTGCAGTCGTTCCTGGACATTTACTACGCCGGCGCCAGCGTGCTGCTGACCGAGGAAGATTTCTTCGACATGACGATGGACTACGTCAAGCGCGCCGTCGCCGACAACGTCCGCCACGCCGAGATCTTCTTCGATCCGCAGACCCATACCGCGCGCGGCGTGCCGATCGGCGTGGTGATCGACGGCATTGCCGATGCCCTGGCGCAGGCCCGCACCGAGTACGACTTCTCCAGCAGCCTGATCCTGTGCTTCCTGCGCCATTTGCCGGAAGAAGACGCGTTCGCCACGCTGGACGCGGCGCTGCCGTACCGCGACCGCTTCGTCGGCGTCGGGCTCGATTCGTCGGAACAAGGCAACCCGCCCGAGAAATTCGCGCGCGTGTTCGCCCGGGCGCGCGAGCTGGGCCTGCACCTGGTCGCGCACGCGGGCGAGGAAGGCCCGGCGCAGTACGTCGCCGATGCCCTCGACATCCTGAAGGCCGAGCGCATCGACCACGGCGTGCGCGCCATCGACGATCCCGCGCTGGTTGCGCGCCTGGCGCGCGAGCGCGTGGCGCTGACGGTGTGCCCGCTGTCGAACGTCAAGCTCAAGGTCTACCCCGACCTGCGCGACCACCCGCTCAAGCGCATGCTGGATGCGGGCGTGGCGGTCACGCTGCATTCGGACGACCCGGCCTACTTCGGCGGCTATATGAATGCGAACTGGGAAGCCACCTTCGACGCGCTGCCGCTGGATGCGGCCGATGCGCACAAGCTGGCGCGCAACAGTTTTGAAGCGGCCTTCCTGCCTGCCATGCAGAAGGCCGAGTTCCTGGCGGAAGTCGACCACTTCTGGTCCGCTCCGCCCAAGTCCCCGCCCGCAACGGCCCCCGCGGCCTGA
- the xdhC gene encoding xanthine dehydrogenase accessory protein XdhC, producing the protein MQDAPLKPFRFADAARMVRAGVPVAMVTIVEVKGSAPREAGIRMLVSADDLVGTIGGGHLEWRGMDIAREMLVRGEQRRIERIPLGPALGQCCGGVVQLAFEVLGAADLHWLDAIECNFTAGKALQRQVPASGAITHGDSHAVIPGVTLHADGSWTDTLVPDTMHVVLFGAGHVGHALVKVLATLPCRVHWVDERDTLFPGGLPDNVEAEASDTPEAVVAQAPAGSYFLVMTHSHALDQTLCEEILKRTDFAYFGLIGSKTKRARFEHRMAEHGIDPARFAEMTCPMGVPGITDKAPAMIAVAIVAQLLQVREQRLAALRAGLPEAVHP; encoded by the coding sequence ATGCAGGACGCACCGCTCAAACCCTTCCGCTTCGCCGACGCCGCCCGCATGGTGCGTGCCGGCGTGCCGGTGGCGATGGTCACCATCGTCGAGGTCAAGGGCTCGGCGCCGCGCGAGGCCGGCATCCGCATGCTGGTCAGCGCCGACGACCTGGTCGGCACCATCGGCGGCGGCCACCTGGAATGGCGCGGCATGGACATCGCGCGCGAGATGCTGGTGCGCGGTGAACAACGCCGGATCGAGCGCATTCCGCTCGGGCCGGCGCTGGGGCAGTGCTGCGGCGGCGTGGTGCAGCTTGCGTTCGAGGTGCTGGGCGCAGCCGACCTGCACTGGCTCGACGCGATCGAATGCAATTTCACTGCCGGCAAGGCACTGCAGCGGCAGGTGCCGGCCAGCGGCGCGATCACCCATGGCGACAGCCATGCCGTGATCCCCGGCGTAACGCTGCACGCCGACGGCAGCTGGACCGATACGCTGGTGCCCGACACCATGCACGTCGTGCTGTTCGGCGCGGGCCATGTCGGCCATGCGCTGGTCAAGGTGCTGGCCACGCTGCCGTGCCGCGTGCACTGGGTCGACGAGCGCGACACGCTGTTCCCCGGCGGGCTGCCGGATAACGTCGAGGCCGAGGCCAGCGACACGCCCGAGGCCGTGGTCGCGCAGGCGCCCGCGGGCAGCTACTTCCTGGTGATGACGCACAGCCATGCGCTCGACCAGACCCTGTGCGAAGAAATCCTGAAGCGCACCGATTTCGCCTACTTCGGGCTGATCGGCTCCAAGACCAAGCGCGCGCGCTTTGAACACCGCATGGCCGAACACGGCATCGACCCGGCCAGGTTTGCGGAAATGACATGCCCCATGGGGGTTCCCGGGATAACCGACAAGGCACCGGCTATGATTGCGGTTGCTATCGTCGCCCAGCTGCTGCAGGTCCGCGAACAGCGCCTGGCCGCGCTGCGTGCAGGCCTGCCGGAGGCGGTGCATCCCTGA
- the xdhB gene encoding xanthine dehydrogenase molybdopterin binding subunit yields the protein MNKQTEPFLLDAAAEQVPQVGISRPHESAHLHVAGTATYTDDIPELAGTLHAALGMSSRAHARIKSVSLDKVRAAPGVVDVLTVDDIPGTNDCGPIIHDDPILARGVVQFIGQPVFIVVATSHDAARRAARLGVIDYEDLPPVLSPQAAHEAGSYVLPPMHLTRGEPAARIAGAAHQDSGTIHLGGQEQFYLEGQISYAAPRENDGMHVWCSTQHPTEMQHAVAHMLGWHAHQVLVECRRMGGGFGGKESQSALFACCAALAAWKLMCPVKLRPDRDDDMMITGKRHDFVFDYSVGHDDEGHIEGVKVEMVSRAGFSADLSGPVMTRAICHFDNAYWLPNVQIDGYCGKTNTQSNTAFRGFGGPQGAFAVEYILDNVARAVGKDSLDVRRANFYGKTENNVTPYGQTVEDNVIHELIDELVASSEYRARREATRAFNAASPVLKKGIAITPVKFGISFNVAHFNQAGALVHVYNDGSVLVNHGGTEMGQGLNTKVAMVVAHELGIRMERVRVTATDTSKVANTSATAASTGADLNGKAAQDAARQIRERLAEFAARKAGVAPSEVRFNDDLVSAGELRLSFGELTREAYVARVQLWSDGFYTTPKLHWDQKTLQGRPFYYFAYGAACSEVLVDTLTGEWKLLRADALHDAGRSLNPAIDIGQVEGAFIQGMGWLTTEELWWNKDGKLMTHAPSTYKIPTVNDCPEAFNVRLFHNRNVEDSIHRSKAVGEPPLLLPFSVFFAIRDAVAALGDYRINPPLKAPATSEAILDAADAVRAAVAQGAAQVAAQVAAPAA from the coding sequence ATGAACAAGCAAACCGAACCCTTCCTGCTCGACGCCGCCGCCGAACAGGTACCGCAGGTCGGCATCTCGCGTCCGCACGAATCGGCCCACCTGCACGTGGCCGGCACCGCCACCTACACCGACGACATCCCCGAGCTGGCCGGCACGCTGCACGCCGCGCTCGGCATGAGCAGCCGCGCGCACGCGCGCATCAAGTCGGTCTCGCTTGACAAGGTGCGCGCCGCGCCCGGCGTGGTCGACGTACTGACCGTGGACGACATTCCCGGCACCAATGACTGCGGCCCGATCATCCACGACGACCCGATCCTGGCGCGCGGCGTGGTGCAGTTCATCGGCCAGCCGGTCTTCATCGTGGTGGCGACCTCGCATGACGCCGCCCGCCGCGCCGCCCGCCTTGGCGTGATCGACTACGAAGACCTGCCGCCGGTGCTGTCGCCGCAGGCCGCGCACGAGGCCGGCAGCTACGTGCTGCCACCGATGCACCTGACTCGCGGCGAGCCCGCCGCGCGCATTGCCGGCGCGGCCCACCAGGACAGCGGCACGATCCACCTCGGCGGCCAGGAGCAGTTCTACCTGGAAGGCCAGATCTCGTACGCCGCGCCGCGCGAGAACGACGGCATGCATGTGTGGTGCTCGACCCAGCACCCGACCGAGATGCAGCACGCGGTCGCGCACATGCTGGGCTGGCACGCGCACCAGGTGCTGGTCGAATGCCGGCGCATGGGCGGCGGCTTCGGCGGCAAGGAATCGCAGTCGGCGCTGTTCGCCTGCTGCGCCGCGCTGGCGGCGTGGAAGCTGATGTGCCCGGTCAAGCTGCGCCCGGACCGCGACGACGACATGATGATCACCGGCAAGCGCCATGACTTCGTGTTCGACTACAGCGTCGGCCACGACGACGAGGGCCATATCGAAGGCGTCAAGGTCGAGATGGTGTCGCGCGCCGGCTTCTCGGCCGACCTGTCGGGCCCGGTGATGACCCGCGCCATCTGCCACTTCGACAACGCCTACTGGCTGCCGAACGTGCAGATCGACGGCTACTGCGGCAAGACCAACACGCAGAGCAACACCGCGTTCCGCGGCTTCGGCGGTCCGCAGGGCGCGTTCGCGGTCGAGTACATCCTGGACAACGTCGCCCGCGCGGTCGGCAAGGATTCGCTGGACGTGCGCCGCGCCAACTTCTACGGCAAGACCGAGAACAACGTCACGCCCTACGGCCAGACCGTGGAAGACAACGTCATCCACGAGCTGATCGACGAACTGGTAGCCAGCAGCGAATACCGCGCCCGCCGCGAGGCCACGCGCGCGTTCAACGCCGCCAGCCCGGTGCTGAAGAAGGGCATCGCCATCACCCCGGTGAAGTTCGGCATCTCGTTCAACGTGGCCCACTTCAACCAGGCCGGCGCGCTGGTGCACGTCTACAACGACGGCTCGGTGCTGGTCAACCACGGCGGCACCGAGATGGGCCAGGGCCTGAACACCAAGGTGGCGATGGTGGTGGCGCACGAACTCGGCATCCGCATGGAGCGCGTGCGCGTGACCGCGACCGACACCAGCAAGGTGGCCAACACCTCGGCCACCGCGGCATCGACCGGCGCCGACCTGAACGGCAAGGCCGCGCAGGACGCGGCGCGCCAGATCCGCGAGCGCCTGGCCGAGTTTGCCGCGCGCAAGGCCGGCGTGGCGCCGTCCGAGGTGCGCTTCAACGATGACCTGGTCAGCGCCGGCGAACTGCGGCTGTCGTTCGGCGAGCTAACGCGCGAAGCCTACGTGGCGCGCGTGCAGCTGTGGTCCGACGGCTTCTACACCACGCCCAAGCTGCACTGGGACCAGAAGACGCTGCAGGGCCGCCCGTTCTACTACTTCGCCTACGGCGCCGCGTGCTCCGAGGTGCTGGTCGACACGCTCACCGGCGAATGGAAGCTGCTGCGCGCCGACGCGCTGCACGACGCCGGCCGCTCGCTGAACCCGGCGATCGACATCGGCCAGGTCGAAGGCGCCTTCATCCAGGGCATGGGCTGGCTGACCACCGAGGAACTGTGGTGGAACAAGGACGGCAAGCTGATGACGCACGCCCCGTCGACGTACAAGATCCCGACGGTCAACGACTGCCCGGAGGCCTTCAACGTACGCCTGTTCCACAACCGCAATGTCGAGGACAGCATCCACCGCTCCAAGGCCGTCGGCGAGCCGCCGCTGCTGCTGCCGTTCTCGGTGTTCTTCGCGATCCGCGACGCCGTGGCCGCGCTGGGCGACTACCGCATCAACCCGCCGCTGAAGGCCCCGGCCACCAGCGAGGCAATCCTCGACGCGGCAGACGCCGTGCGCGCGGCGGTGGCGCAAGGGGCTGCTCAGGTGGCTGCTCAGGTGGCTGCTCCGGCGGCCTGA